Genomic window (Longimicrobiales bacterium):
ACTGGCTGCGCGCAATGGAGACCCACGGTGCGGCAGTGAACGTCGGCGCGTTCCTGGGCGGCGACAACGTGCGCTCCTACGCGATGGGCATGCGCCAGGGCACACCGAACGCCGCCGAGCTGGACAGCATGCGCAAGGTCGTGCGCTGGGCGATGGAGGGCGGCGCGTTCGGCATTGCGACGGCGCTGATCTACCCGCCGGCGAACTTCGCGACGACCGAGGAGCTGGTCGAGGCCGCAAAGGCGATGGCGCCGTACGGCGGGCTCTACATCACGCACATGCGCTCCGAAGCCGACAAGCTGCTGGAAGCGATCGACGAGGCGATCCGCATCGGTGCGGAAGGCGGTGTGCCCGTCGAGATCTTCCATCTCAAGGCCGCGGGCGTGCGCAACTTCCACAAGGCAGCACTCGCGATCGAGAAGATCGACTCCGCGCGCGCGGCCGGGCTGGATGTCCAGGCGGACATGTACCCCTACACGGCCGGCGGGACCGGGCTGACGGCCTGCTTCCCGCCCTGGTCCGCCGCCGACGGCAAGCTGTTCGACAACCTGGCCGACGCGCAGATGCGCGCACGCATGCGCGCCGAGATCGAGAACCAGACCGAGGACTGGGAGAACCTGTGCGCGCTGTCCACGCCGGAGAACGTGCTGATCCTCGGCGTGAACCAGCCGCAGAACGCGCAGTACGCGGGTATGCGGCTGAGCCAGATCGCCGAGGCAGAGGGCAAGGACTGGATCGAGACGGCGTTCGACCTGGTGCTGTCCGAGCGCCAGCGCGTCGGCACGATCTACTTCATGATGGACGAGGCCAACGTGCGGCTGCAGCTCCAGCAGCCCTGGATCAAGTTCGGCACGGACGCCGGCGGGCCGGACCCGGAAACCGCACGCGGCCTTACGCACCCGCGCGCGTACGGCACCTTCCCGCGCATCCTGGGCCGCTACGTCCGCGAGCAGCAGGTGATCCCGCTCGAGGACGCGATCCGCAAGATGACGTCGGCAGTCACGACCCGGCTCGGCATCCAGGAGCGTGGGGTGCTGCGCGAGGGGATGTTCGCGGACATCACGATCTTCGATCCGGCAACGATCATCGACGTCGCGACCTACGAGGAGCCGCACCAGGTCTCGCGCGGCGTGCAGCACGTCCTGGTGAACGGCGTGCCGGTCGTGCGTGACGCGCGGCTCACCGGCGCGCTGCCGGGACGGGCACTGCGGGGACCGGGGTACCGGCCATGAGGGCGGGAGTGCGAGTGCGCCATCTGGTTGTTTCGCGGCTCATGATGAGACCGCCCCACCGCTGTCGTTCCTCAGCGCGAGCGCTGGCGCTAGCGCTCGCGCTAGGGTTTTCCTCCGGAAGCGTCCTTGCACAGCAGACACCTGCCCGGTTCGCCGACGCCCGCGCACTGATCGAGCGCGCGATGCAGGAGGACAGCCTGCCCTCGGTCACGGTTGCCGTTGCACAGGACGGCAGGGTGCTCTGGGCGCAGGGCTTCGGCCACGCCGACCTCGAGCGCCGCATTCCCGCGACGCCGGAGACGATGTACTCGCTCGCGTCGATCTCCAAGCCGATCACGGCCACGGCGCTCATGCGGCTGGTCGACGCGGGCCGGGTCGATCTCGATCGTCCTGCGAATGCGTATCTCGGTGACGCGCGCATCCACAGCGACGTGTGGTCGGCGGACGGTGCTACGGTGCAACGCGTGCTCAGCCACTCCGCCGGGCTGCCGCTGCACTATGAGTTCTTCTACGAGGGCGAGTCGCACGAGCCGCGTTCGACGGACGACGGCATCGCGCGGTACGCTGTGCTCGTGGCACCGCCGGGAGAGCAGTACCAGTACTCGAATCTCGGGTACGGCGTCCTCGATCGCATCCTCGAGCTGCAGCACGGACGCTCGTATGCCGAGGTGCTGCGCACGGAGGTGATCGAACCGCTGGGCATGACGCAGACGCGGGTCGGCACCGGCGCCGGCCTGGGCGACGCCGCGGCCGTGCGCTATGGCCCCGACAACACGCCGGTCCCGTACTACGACTTCGATCACCGCGGCGGCTCGGCGGTGTATTCGAGCGCGCTCGACCTGGTGCGCTTCGGCAACTACCACATGGGCCTGCGGAAGGATGTCCGCGTGCCCCTGCTGCGCGATGGGACTCGCCTGCTGATGCAGCAGCCGGTCTCGGCAGGCGCGACGACGGACGGGTACGGGCTGGGCTGGTCGATCGTCGCCGACGACAACGGCCACCGGCGCGTTGCTCACACGGGCGGCATGCCGGGCGTGTCGACCGTGCTGCACATGTACCCGGACGACAACGTCGTGGTGGTGGTGCTGACCAACCGGAGCAACGGCTGGACGGGTCGGATCGCAGCGGAGCTGGCGGCCGCTGTGCTGCCGGACTACCGGGTGCGCCTGCGCGAGCGGCAGGCCGCCGCGGAGGCGGAGCGAAACACCGCCGCTCGCGGCAACGGCAACAGGGGGTACGCGGTCAGCCTGCCTGCGGCCCTGCGCGGCCGCTGGAGCGGTGTCGTACGCA
Coding sequences:
- a CDS encoding D-aminoacylase produces the protein MKKTLAATLLLLAGCASAGGPGAARDGAYDVVILNGRIVDGTGAAWYYGDIGVRGDRIAQIAPRGALASASAGERIDANGLVVAPGFIDIQSHSRGNFLDDGDGRVVSKITQGVTTEIMGEGSTNAIVNTSVLGTDDTADPGVRQRLEEFGGPRGFDNWLRAMETHGAAVNVGAFLGGDNVRSYAMGMRQGTPNAAELDSMRKVVRWAMEGGAFGIATALIYPPANFATTEELVEAAKAMAPYGGLYITHMRSEADKLLEAIDEAIRIGAEGGVPVEIFHLKAAGVRNFHKAALAIEKIDSARAAGLDVQADMYPYTAGGTGLTACFPPWSAADGKLFDNLADAQMRARMRAEIENQTEDWENLCALSTPENVLILGVNQPQNAQYAGMRLSQIAEAEGKDWIETAFDLVLSERQRVGTIYFMMDEANVRLQLQQPWIKFGTDAGGPDPETARGLTHPRAYGTFPRILGRYVREQQVIPLEDAIRKMTSAVTTRLGIQERGVLREGMFADITIFDPATIIDVATYEEPHQVSRGVQHVLVNGVPVVRDARLTGALPGRALRGPGYRP
- a CDS encoding serine hydrolase domain-containing protein; the encoded protein is MRPPHRCRSSARALALALALGFSSGSVLAQQTPARFADARALIERAMQEDSLPSVTVAVAQDGRVLWAQGFGHADLERRIPATPETMYSLASISKPITATALMRLVDAGRVDLDRPANAYLGDARIHSDVWSADGATVQRVLSHSAGLPLHYEFFYEGESHEPRSTDDGIARYAVLVAPPGEQYQYSNLGYGVLDRILELQHGRSYAEVLRTEVIEPLGMTQTRVGTGAGLGDAAAVRYGPDNTPVPYYDFDHRGGSAVYSSALDLVRFGNYHMGLRKDVRVPLLRDGTRLLMQQPVSAGATTDGYGLGWSIVADDNGHRRVAHTGGMPGVSTVLHMYPDDNVVVVVLTNRSNGWTGRIAAELAAAVLPDYRVRLRERQAAAEAERNTAARGNGNRGYAVSLPAALRGRWSGVVRTPDDTVTLTLDVRDHGDVHVRLGDALETVLNDAQAPEPDRLIGRFGGTLPDEHAERHPHSILVNLVLRDGRLVGQASAQTTGWPYWFALTSFVELERVAK